One window from the genome of Variovorax sp. PAMC26660 encodes:
- a CDS encoding DUF1266 domain-containing protein has protein sequence MFKFFKELIDSAKEGLAEGKAELAQEAAERETARQEGNAALETRLAASSRFENFAVALAAVYRETFASDLREAEEMQRSAVHLLCVDIPAKEIEPWKKLLARDFSVTEREGAEAAVTEIVHGLPSQPSDDDLALWIGRASHLATGAAAVGYVSAQAALEWLVPAVELAVERFSGWDNYAQSFLAGEREAPGSNFVGRKLLASMAQKLLESERSPWKTVAWPERDSLAELLASRETPRST, from the coding sequence ATGTTCAAGTTTTTCAAGGAATTGATCGATTCGGCAAAGGAAGGCCTGGCAGAGGGAAAAGCCGAACTGGCGCAGGAGGCGGCCGAGCGCGAGACGGCACGGCAGGAAGGCAATGCGGCGCTGGAGACGCGTCTTGCGGCCTCGTCGCGCTTCGAGAACTTCGCCGTGGCACTGGCGGCCGTGTACCGCGAGACCTTCGCGTCCGACCTGCGGGAAGCCGAGGAGATGCAGCGCAGCGCGGTGCACCTGCTGTGCGTCGACATTCCCGCGAAAGAGATCGAACCCTGGAAGAAGCTGCTGGCGCGCGATTTCTCGGTCACGGAGCGCGAGGGCGCCGAGGCCGCGGTGACGGAAATCGTCCACGGCCTTCCCTCGCAACCCAGCGACGACGACCTGGCCCTCTGGATCGGACGCGCCAGCCACCTGGCCACGGGCGCGGCAGCGGTGGGCTATGTCAGTGCACAGGCGGCACTGGAATGGCTGGTGCCGGCCGTGGAGTTGGCCGTCGAGCGCTTCAGTGGCTGGGACAACTATGCCCAGAGCTTCCTCGCGGGTGAACGCGAGGCGCCGGGCAGCAATTTCGTCGGCCGCAAGCTGCTGGCCTCGATGGCGCAGAAGCTGCTGGAGAGCGAACGCAGCCCGTGGAAGACTGTGGCTTGGCCCGAACGCGATTCGCTGGCCGAGTTGCTGGCGTCGCGCGAAACGCCTCGCTCCACCTGA
- a CDS encoding transposase — MARLPRLTLADMPHHVIQRGNNRQPIFVDRADHERLLGLLAENAARFGVALHAYVLMDNHFHLLATPNSATGLPQFMQSVGRSYVRYFNDRHGRSGTLWEGRYRSTLIQTDRYLMTCMAYIDLNPVRAGMVTDARDFPWSSHGHYAGLRHDRLLTPHPLYWELGNTPFAREAAYVDLVRGGVRAADQTALTEATLRGWAAGDVDFLDSLQKATDRRVVKAKAGRPPSSPIS, encoded by the coding sequence ATGGCCCGTCTACCCCGTCTCACGCTGGCCGACATGCCGCACCACGTGATCCAGCGCGGCAACAACCGCCAGCCGATCTTTGTCGATCGCGCGGACCACGAGAGGCTGCTCGGCCTGCTGGCCGAGAACGCAGCGCGCTTTGGTGTCGCGCTGCACGCTTATGTGCTGATGGACAACCACTTTCACCTGCTGGCCACGCCGAACAGCGCCACCGGCCTGCCGCAGTTCATGCAGTCGGTGGGGCGCAGCTACGTGCGCTACTTCAATGACCGCCACGGCCGCAGCGGCACCCTGTGGGAAGGGCGCTACCGGTCGACGCTGATCCAGACCGATCGCTACCTGATGACCTGCATGGCCTACATCGACCTCAACCCTGTGCGGGCGGGGATGGTGACCGATGCGCGCGACTTCCCCTGGTCCAGCCACGGCCACTACGCCGGACTGCGGCACGACCGGCTGTTGACGCCGCATCCGCTGTACTGGGAACTGGGCAACACGCCATTCGCGCGAGAGGCGGCCTACGTCGACTTGGTGCGCGGCGGGGTGCGGGCGGCTGACCAGACTGCGCTGACCGAGGCCACTTTGCGGGGCTGGGCGGCAGGCGACGTCGATTTTCTCGACTCGCTTCAGAAGGCCACGGACCGCCGCGTGGTCAAGGCCAAGGCGGGCCGACCGCCTTCCAGCCCCATTTCCTGA
- a CDS encoding glutamate synthase-related protein: MTTAAEIEHLQKHGLYSGADEHDACGVGFVAHIKGEKSHAIVQQGLKILENLDHRGAVGADKLMGDGAGILIQLPDHLYREEMAKQGVTLPPPGEYGVGMIFLPKEHASREACEQEMERAIKAEGQVLLGWRDVPVNRDMPMSPTVRAKEPLLRQVFIGRGNDVIVQDALERKLYVIRKTASANIQRLKLKHSKEYYVPSMSSRTVVYKGLLLADQVGTYFMDLQDKRCVSALGLVHQRFSTNTFPEWPLAHPYRYVAHNGEINTVKGNYNWMKAREGVMSSPVLGADLQKLYPISFAGQSDTATFDNCLELLTMAGYPISQAVMMMIPEPWEQHATMDPRRRAFYEYHAAMLEPWDGPASIVFTDGRQIGATLDRNGLRPSRYCVTDDDLVIMASESGVLPVPEQKIVRKWRLQPGKMFLIDLEQGRMIDDEEVKATLANSKPYKQWIENLRIKLDSVKAEPVAAPLSQVALLDRQQAFGYTQEDIKFLMSPMAQAGEEGIGSMGNDSPLAVLSNKNKLLYNYFKQLFAQVTNPPIDPIREAIVMSLVSFIGPKPNLLDINQVNPPMRLEVSQPILDFADMAKLRDIGKYTQGKFKSYVLDITYPLAWGDEGVEAKLASLCAEAVDAIKGGHNILIVSDRGVSPTQVAIPAVLALSAVHQYLVREGLRTTAGLVVETGSAREVHHFGVLAGYGAEAVHPYLAMETLAAMHADLPGDLSADKAVYNYVKAIGKGLSKIMSKMGVSTYMSYCGAQLFEAIGLNTATVNKYFTGTASRVEGIGVFEIAEEAIRMHKAAFGDDPVLANMLDAGGEYAWRTRGEEHMWTPDAIAKLQHSTRSNNWNTYKEYAQLINDQNRRHLTLRGLFEFKIDPAKAIPVDEVEAAAEIVKRFATGAMSLGSISTEAHATLAIAMNRIGGKSNTGEGGEDPARYRNELKGIPIKQGDTLKSVIGAANVEVDLPLKDGDSLRSRIKQVASGRFGVTAEYLHSADQIQIKMAQGAKPGEGGQLPGGKVTEYIGKQRYAVPGVGLISPPPHHDIYSIEDLAQLIHDLKNTAPHASISVKLVSEIGVGTIAAGVAKCKSDHVVIAGHDGGTGASPWSSIKHAGSPWEIGLAETQQTLVLNRLRSRIRVQADGQMKTGRDVAIGALLGADEFGFATAPLVVEGCIMMRKCHLNTCPVGVATQDPMLRKKFSGKPEHVVNYFFFVAEEVRQIMAQLGIRKFDDLIGRADLLDMRKGIEHWKASGLDFSRLFALPNVPADVPRFHVENQDHGLERALDVKLIEKSRPAIDKGEKVQFIEVARNVNRSVGAMLSGALTKVHPQGLPDDSIRIQLEGTGGQSFGAFLARGITLYLIGDANDYTGKGLSGGRVVVRPSLDFRGEAVRNTIVGNTALYGATTGEAYLCGVAGERFAVRLSGATAVIEGTGDHGCEYMTGGTVAVLGKTGRNFAAGMSGGVAFVYDEDGEFATRCNLSMVSLDKVLTSAEQTASVHRKIWHGGETDEAQLKKLLEEHHRWTGSKRARELLDTWAVSRTKFVKVFPNEYKRALGELHDRKVELASSGNNAHAGLEPHALAATAAV; this comes from the coding sequence ATGACGACGGCTGCCGAGATCGAACATCTCCAAAAACACGGTCTGTATTCCGGTGCCGATGAGCACGACGCCTGCGGCGTCGGCTTCGTGGCACACATCAAGGGCGAGAAAAGCCATGCCATCGTGCAGCAGGGCTTGAAGATCCTCGAAAACCTCGACCATCGCGGCGCAGTGGGCGCTGACAAGCTGATGGGCGACGGCGCCGGCATCCTGATCCAGCTGCCCGACCACCTGTACCGCGAAGAGATGGCCAAGCAGGGCGTCACGCTGCCCCCGCCCGGTGAATACGGCGTCGGCATGATCTTCCTGCCGAAGGAACACGCCTCCCGCGAAGCCTGCGAGCAGGAAATGGAACGCGCCATCAAGGCCGAAGGCCAGGTACTGCTGGGCTGGCGCGACGTGCCGGTCAACCGCGACATGCCCATGTCGCCCACCGTGCGCGCCAAGGAGCCGCTGCTGCGCCAGGTCTTCATTGGCCGCGGCAATGACGTGATCGTGCAGGACGCGCTGGAACGCAAGCTCTACGTGATCCGCAAGACCGCCAGCGCCAACATCCAGCGCCTGAAGCTCAAGCACAGCAAGGAATACTACGTTCCGAGCATGTCCAGCCGCACGGTGGTCTACAAGGGCCTGCTGCTCGCCGACCAGGTCGGCACGTACTTCATGGACCTGCAGGACAAGCGCTGCGTCTCGGCCCTGGGCCTGGTGCACCAGCGCTTCTCGACCAACACCTTCCCCGAGTGGCCGCTGGCCCACCCGTACCGCTATGTCGCCCACAACGGCGAAATCAACACGGTCAAGGGCAACTACAACTGGATGAAGGCACGCGAAGGCGTGATGTCGTCGCCCGTGCTCGGCGCCGACCTGCAGAAGCTCTACCCGATCAGCTTCGCCGGCCAGTCTGACACCGCCACTTTCGACAACTGCCTCGAGCTGCTGACGATGGCCGGCTACCCCATCAGCCAGGCCGTGATGATGATGATTCCCGAGCCCTGGGAACAGCACGCCACCATGGATCCGCGTCGCCGCGCGTTCTACGAATACCACGCGGCCATGCTCGAGCCGTGGGACGGCCCGGCCTCCATCGTGTTCACCGACGGTCGCCAGATCGGCGCCACGCTCGACCGCAACGGCCTGCGCCCCTCGCGCTATTGCGTGACCGACGACGACCTGGTCATCATGGCTTCCGAATCGGGCGTGCTGCCAGTGCCCGAGCAGAAGATCGTGCGCAAGTGGCGCCTGCAGCCCGGCAAGATGTTCCTGATTGACCTGGAGCAGGGCCGCATGATCGACGACGAGGAGGTCAAGGCCACCCTCGCCAACAGCAAGCCCTACAAGCAGTGGATCGAAAACCTGCGCATCAAGCTCGACAGCGTCAAGGCCGAGCCGGTCGCGGCGCCGCTCTCGCAGGTCGCGTTGCTCGACCGCCAGCAGGCCTTCGGCTACACCCAGGAAGACATCAAATTCCTGATGAGCCCGATGGCGCAGGCCGGCGAAGAGGGCATCGGCTCCATGGGCAACGACAGCCCGCTGGCCGTGCTCTCCAACAAGAACAAGCTGCTCTACAACTACTTCAAGCAGTTGTTCGCGCAGGTGACCAACCCGCCGATCGACCCGATCCGCGAAGCCATCGTGATGTCGCTGGTGTCCTTCATCGGCCCCAAGCCCAACCTGCTGGACATCAATCAGGTCAACCCGCCCATGCGGCTCGAAGTGAGCCAGCCGATCCTCGACTTCGCCGACATGGCCAAGCTGCGCGACATCGGCAAATACACGCAGGGCAAGTTCAAGAGCTACGTGCTCGACATCACCTACCCGCTCGCCTGGGGCGACGAAGGCGTCGAAGCCAAGCTGGCCTCGCTGTGCGCCGAAGCGGTGGACGCCATCAAGGGCGGCCACAACATCCTGATCGTGAGCGACCGTGGCGTGAGCCCGACGCAAGTGGCGATCCCGGCTGTGCTCGCCCTCTCGGCCGTGCATCAGTACCTCGTGCGTGAAGGCCTGCGCACCACGGCGGGCCTCGTGGTCGAAACCGGCTCGGCCCGCGAAGTGCATCACTTCGGCGTGCTGGCGGGCTATGGCGCGGAAGCCGTGCACCCGTACCTTGCGATGGAAACGCTGGCGGCCATGCATGCAGACCTGCCGGGCGACCTGAGTGCCGACAAGGCGGTCTACAACTACGTCAAGGCCATCGGCAAGGGCCTGTCGAAGATCATGTCGAAGATGGGTGTCAGCACCTACATGAGCTACTGCGGCGCGCAGCTGTTCGAGGCCATCGGCCTGAACACCGCCACCGTCAACAAGTACTTCACCGGCACGGCCAGCCGTGTGGAAGGCATCGGCGTCTTCGAGATCGCCGAAGAAGCCATCCGCATGCACAAGGCCGCCTTCGGCGACGACCCGGTGCTCGCCAACATGCTCGACGCCGGCGGCGAATACGCCTGGCGCACGCGCGGCGAAGAGCACATGTGGACGCCCGACGCCATCGCCAAGCTGCAGCACAGCACGCGCTCCAACAACTGGAACACGTACAAGGAATACGCGCAGCTCATCAACGACCAGAACCGTCGCCATCTCACGCTGCGCGGCCTGTTCGAGTTCAAGATCGATCCGGCCAAGGCCATTCCGGTGGACGAGGTCGAAGCGGCTGCAGAAATCGTCAAGCGCTTTGCCACCGGCGCCATGTCGCTCGGCTCGATCAGCACCGAGGCGCACGCCACGCTCGCGATTGCCATGAACCGCATCGGCGGCAAGAGCAACACCGGCGAAGGCGGTGAAGACCCGGCGCGCTACCGCAACGAACTCAAGGGCATCCCGATCAAGCAGGGCGACACGCTCAAGAGCGTGATCGGCGCGGCCAACGTCGAAGTCGACCTGCCGCTGAAGGACGGCGACTCGCTGCGTTCGCGCATCAAGCAGGTGGCCTCGGGCCGTTTCGGCGTCACCGCCGAATACCTGCATTCGGCCGACCAGATCCAGATCAAGATGGCGCAGGGTGCCAAGCCGGGCGAGGGCGGCCAGCTCCCGGGCGGCAAGGTCACCGAGTACATCGGCAAGCAGCGCTATGCCGTGCCGGGCGTGGGCCTCATCTCGCCCCCGCCGCACCATGACATCTACTCGATCGAAGACCTCGCACAGCTCATTCACGACCTGAAGAACACCGCGCCGCACGCCAGCATCAGTGTCAAGCTGGTGAGCGAAATCGGCGTGGGCACCATCGCCGCGGGCGTGGCCAAGTGCAAGAGCGACCACGTCGTGATCGCGGGCCATGACGGCGGCACGGGCGCATCGCCCTGGTCGTCGATCAAGCATGCGGGCAGCCCTTGGGAAATCGGCCTGGCCGAAACGCAGCAGACGCTGGTGCTCAATCGCCTGCGCAGCCGCATCCGCGTGCAGGCCGACGGCCAGATGAAGACCGGTCGCGACGTCGCCATCGGCGCGCTGCTGGGCGCCGACGAGTTCGGCTTCGCCACCGCGCCGCTGGTGGTCGAGGGCTGCATCATGATGCGCAAGTGCCACCTGAACACCTGCCCGGTGGGCGTGGCCACACAAGACCCGATGCTGCGCAAGAAGTTCTCGGGCAAGCCCGAGCACGTCGTCAACTACTTCTTCTTCGTTGCCGAAGAAGTGCGCCAGATCATGGCCCAGCTCGGCATCCGCAAGTTCGACGACCTGATCGGCCGCGCCGACCTGCTCGACATGCGCAAGGGCATCGAGCACTGGAAGGCCTCGGGCCTGGACTTCAGCCGCCTGTTCGCGCTGCCGAACGTGCCGGCCGACGTGCCGCGCTTCCATGTCGAGAACCAGGACCATGGCCTCGAACGTGCGCTGGACGTGAAGCTCATCGAGAAGTCGCGTCCTGCGATCGACAAGGGCGAGAAGGTGCAGTTCATCGAAGTGGCGCGCAACGTCAACCGCTCGGTGGGCGCCATGCTCTCGGGCGCGCTGACCAAGGTACATCCGCAGGGCCTGCCCGACGATTCGATCCGCATCCAGCTCGAAGGCACGGGCGGCCAGTCGTTCGGTGCCTTCCTGGCACGCGGCATCACGCTGTACCTGATTGGCGATGCCAACGACTACACCGGCAAGGGCCTCTCGGGCGGCCGCGTGGTGGTTCGCCCCAGCCTCGACTTCCGCGGTGAAGCTGTGCGCAACACCATCGTCGGCAACACCGCGCTGTATGGCGCGACGACCGGTGAAGCCTACCTTTGCGGCGTGGCTGGCGAGCGTTTCGCGGTGCGCCTCTCGGGCGCCACTGCGGTCATCGAAGGCACGGGCGACCATGGCTGCGAATACATGACGGGCGGGACGGTCGCGGTGCTCGGCAAGACGGGCCGCAACTTCGCGGCCGGCATGAGCGGCGGCGTGGCCTTCGTCTATGACGAAGACGGCGAGTTCGCCACGCGCTGCAATCTCTCGATGGTGTCGCTCGACAAGGTGCTGACCTCGGCCGAGCAAACCGCGAGCGTGCATCGCAAGATCTGGCACGGCGGCGAGACCGATGAAGCCCAGCTCAAGAAGCTGCTCGAAGAACACCACCGTTGGACCGGCAGCAAGCGCGCGCGCGAACTACTCGACACGTGGGCCGTGTCGCGCACGAAGTTCGTGAAGGTGTTCCCGAACGAATACAAGCGTGCGCTGGGCGAATTGCACGACCGCAAGGTCGAACTGGCGAGCAGCGGCAACAACGCGCACGCCGGCCTCGAGCCGCACGCGCTGGCCGCAACAGCCGCGGTCTGA
- a CDS encoding glutamate synthase subunit beta — protein sequence MGKITGFMEHERIEEGYKPIDERVKHYKEFVVGLTPEQAKVQGARCMDCGTPFCNSGCPVNNIIPDFNDLVYRDDWQNAFAVLDSTNNFPEFTGRICPAPCEAACVLNVNDDAIGIKSIEHAIVDRAWDEGWVAPRIAKHKTGKKVAVVGAGPAGMAAAQQLARVGHDVTLFEKNDRIGGLLRYGIPDFKMEKTHIDRRVEQMKAEGVTFRTGVMVGAAKDPLGKGSKVTNLAKEIVTPEQLQKEFDAVLLTGGAEQSRDLPVPGRDLDGIHFAMEFLPQQNRVNAGDKVKGQLRADGKHVIVIGGGDTGSDCVGTSNRHGAASVTQFELMPQPPEEENRPMTWPYWPIKLRTSSSHEEGCEREFAISTKEFIGEKGKVTGLKTVRVEWKDGRMQEVAGSEQILKADLVLLAMGFISPVATVLDAFGVEKDARGNAKATVDFIGGYATNAPKVFAAGDIRRGQSLVVWAIREGRQAARSVDEFLMGFSDLPR from the coding sequence ATGGGAAAAATCACCGGCTTCATGGAGCATGAGCGCATCGAAGAGGGCTACAAGCCGATCGACGAGCGCGTCAAGCATTACAAGGAATTCGTTGTCGGCCTGACACCCGAGCAGGCCAAGGTGCAGGGTGCGCGTTGCATGGACTGCGGCACGCCGTTCTGCAACAGCGGCTGCCCGGTCAACAACATCATTCCGGACTTCAACGACCTCGTGTATCGCGATGATTGGCAGAACGCCTTCGCGGTGCTCGACTCGACCAACAACTTCCCCGAGTTCACTGGCCGCATCTGCCCCGCGCCTTGCGAGGCAGCCTGCGTGCTCAACGTGAACGACGACGCGATCGGCATCAAGTCGATCGAGCACGCGATCGTCGACCGCGCCTGGGACGAAGGCTGGGTCGCGCCGCGCATCGCCAAGCACAAGACCGGCAAGAAGGTCGCTGTGGTCGGGGCCGGCCCTGCCGGCATGGCTGCAGCGCAACAACTGGCGCGCGTCGGCCACGACGTGACGCTGTTCGAGAAGAACGACCGCATCGGCGGGCTGCTGCGCTACGGCATTCCCGACTTCAAGATGGAGAAGACGCACATCGATCGCCGCGTCGAGCAGATGAAGGCCGAAGGCGTGACCTTCCGCACTGGCGTGATGGTCGGCGCCGCGAAAGACCCGCTGGGCAAGGGCTCCAAGGTCACAAACCTGGCCAAGGAAATCGTCACGCCCGAACAATTGCAGAAAGAGTTCGACGCCGTGCTGCTCACCGGTGGTGCCGAGCAATCGCGCGATCTGCCGGTGCCCGGTCGCGACCTCGATGGCATCCATTTCGCGATGGAGTTCCTGCCGCAGCAGAACCGCGTCAACGCGGGTGACAAGGTCAAAGGCCAATTGCGCGCCGACGGCAAGCACGTGATTGTCATTGGCGGTGGCGACACCGGTTCCGATTGCGTGGGCACCAGCAACCGCCACGGCGCTGCCAGCGTCACGCAGTTCGAGCTGATGCCTCAGCCGCCCGAAGAAGAGAACCGTCCGATGACCTGGCCGTACTGGCCGATCAAGCTGCGCACCAGCTCCAGCCATGAAGAAGGATGCGAGCGCGAGTTTGCGATCTCCACGAAGGAATTCATTGGTGAGAAGGGCAAGGTCACCGGCCTGAAGACGGTTCGCGTCGAATGGAAGGACGGCCGCATGCAGGAAGTGGCCGGCAGCGAGCAGATCCTCAAGGCCGACCTCGTGCTGCTGGCCATGGGGTTCATCAGCCCAGTCGCTACTGTTCTCGATGCCTTCGGTGTCGAGAAGGACGCACGCGGCAATGCCAAGGCCACGGTCGACTTCATCGGCGGCTATGCCACGAACGCGCCGAAGGTGTTTGCCGCCGGCGACATTCGCCGTGGCCAGTCGCTGGTTGTGTGGGCCATTCGCGAGGGCCGTCAAGCCGCGCGTTCAGTGGATGAATTTCTGATGGGTTTCAGCGACTTACCTCGCTGA
- a CDS encoding ABC transporter ATP-binding protein, with product MLEKAPGFFIEMDPATQPLPFVEFRDVTFGYGARAILDGVSFTVPRGKVTALMGASGGGKTTVLRLIGGQQRAQRGEVLFDGQDVVRFDAKALYAARRRMGMLFQFGALFTDMSVFDNVAFPLREHTQLSEALVRDIVLMKLDAVGLRGARDLMPSEVSGGMARRVALARAIALDPDLVMYDEPFAGLDPISLGTAARLIRQLNDTLGLTSIIVSHDVEETFRIADHVIILANGGIAAQGAPAEVRNSADPLVHQFVNALPDGPVRFHYPGASIEDDFGPVVGGRS from the coding sequence ATGCTTGAAAAAGCGCCCGGCTTTTTTATTGAGATGGACCCAGCCACCCAGCCACTTCCCTTCGTAGAGTTTCGAGACGTCACGTTCGGCTACGGCGCGCGCGCGATTCTCGATGGCGTGTCGTTCACCGTGCCGCGTGGCAAGGTGACGGCGTTGATGGGAGCCTCGGGTGGCGGCAAGACCACGGTCTTGCGATTGATCGGCGGACAGCAACGCGCACAGCGTGGCGAAGTCCTGTTCGATGGTCAGGATGTCGTCAGGTTCGACGCAAAGGCGCTCTACGCAGCGCGGCGTCGCATGGGCATGCTGTTTCAGTTCGGCGCCCTGTTCACCGACATGAGCGTGTTCGACAACGTGGCCTTTCCGTTGCGCGAACACACGCAATTGTCTGAAGCGCTGGTGCGCGACATCGTGCTCATGAAGCTCGATGCCGTCGGCCTGCGCGGTGCACGCGACCTGATGCCCAGCGAGGTGTCGGGCGGCATGGCGCGGCGCGTGGCACTGGCGCGTGCCATCGCGCTCGACCCCGACCTCGTGATGTACGACGAACCCTTCGCCGGTCTCGATCCGATTTCGCTCGGCACCGCCGCGCGACTGATCCGCCAGCTCAACGACACGCTCGGGCTGACCAGCATCATCGTGTCGCACGATGTCGAGGAAACCTTCCGCATCGCCGATCACGTGATCATCCTGGCCAACGGCGGCATCGCTGCGCAAGGCGCGCCCGCCGAAGTGCGCAACAGCGCCGATCCGCTGGTGCATCAGTTCGTGAATGCACTGCCCGATGGGCCGGTGCGCTTTCACTATCCGGGTGCGAGCATCGAAGACGATTTCGGTCCCGTGGTCGGAGGTCGGTCATGA
- the mlaE gene encoding lipid asymmetry maintenance ABC transporter permease subunit MlaE, translated as MSWWKPADIGYAVRSKLTGIGFAAKLFIRLSLQGAQSLRRFSLVRDQIHFLGNYSLAIIAVSGLFVGFVLGLQMYYALQRYGSSEALGLLVTLSLVRELGPVVAALLFTGRAGTSLTAEIGLMKAGEQLSAMEMMAVDPVQRILAPRFWAGIITMPLLAAVFSAVGIMGGYVVGVLMLGVDPGAFWGQMQGGVDVWRDVGNGVIKSIVFGFTVTFIALLQGYEAQPTPEGVSRATTRTVVMASLAVLGLDFLLTAMMFSI; from the coding sequence ATGAGTTGGTGGAAGCCTGCCGATATCGGCTACGCGGTGCGCAGCAAGCTGACCGGCATCGGCTTTGCCGCGAAGCTGTTCATTCGTTTGTCGTTGCAGGGCGCGCAGAGCCTGCGCCGCTTCAGCCTCGTGCGCGACCAGATCCATTTCCTGGGCAACTATTCGCTCGCGATCATCGCGGTGTCGGGCCTGTTTGTCGGCTTCGTGCTCGGCCTGCAGATGTATTACGCGCTGCAGCGATATGGGTCTTCCGAAGCGCTCGGCCTGCTGGTCACCCTGAGCCTCGTGCGCGAACTCGGGCCTGTGGTCGCAGCGTTGCTTTTCACCGGTCGCGCCGGTACGTCGCTCACTGCGGAGATCGGTCTCATGAAGGCCGGCGAGCAATTGAGCGCGATGGAAATGATGGCGGTCGACCCGGTCCAGCGCATCCTTGCGCCGCGCTTCTGGGCCGGCATCATCACCATGCCGCTGTTGGCCGCCGTGTTCAGCGCGGTCGGCATCATGGGCGGCTACGTGGTGGGCGTGCTGATGCTGGGCGTGGACCCGGGCGCGTTCTGGGGCCAGATGCAGGGCGGCGTCGACGTGTGGCGCGATGTCGGCAACGGCGTCATCAAGAGCATCGTCTTCGGTTTCACCGTGACCTTCATCGCATTGCTGCAGGGCTACGAGGCCCAGCCCACGCCCGAAGGCGTGTCGCGTGCGACCACGCGAACCGTGGTGATGGCGTCGCTGGCGGTGCTGGGGCTCGACTTCCTGCTGACCGCCATGATGTTCAGTATTTAA
- the mlaD gene encoding outer membrane lipid asymmetry maintenance protein MlaD, whose protein sequence is MQRSNNDIWVGLFVLIGGAALLFLALQSANLLSLNFQKTYAVTARFDNIGGLKPQTAVKSAGVVVGRVESISFDDKTFQASVTLALQNRYSFPKDSSLKILTSGLLGEQYIGIEAGAEEKNLQAGDTITSTQSAVVLENLISQFLYSKAAEGNTAPGTANKK, encoded by the coding sequence ATGCAACGTTCCAACAATGACATCTGGGTCGGCCTGTTCGTGCTGATCGGCGGGGCCGCATTGCTGTTCCTCGCGCTGCAGTCGGCCAACCTGCTGAGCCTGAATTTCCAGAAGACCTACGCGGTCACCGCGCGCTTCGACAACATCGGCGGGCTCAAGCCGCAGACGGCGGTCAAGAGCGCGGGTGTGGTGGTCGGCCGAGTGGAATCAATCTCCTTCGACGACAAGACCTTTCAGGCCAGCGTGACGCTGGCATTGCAAAACCGTTACAGTTTTCCCAAGGACAGCTCGCTCAAGATCCTGACCAGTGGCTTGCTCGGAGAGCAGTACATCGGGATCGAGGCGGGCGCCGAGGAGAAGAACTTGCAGGCCGGCGACACCATCACTTCGACCCAGTCGGCCGTGGTGCTGGAAAACCTGATCAGCCAGTTCCTCTACAGCAAGGCAGCCGAGGGAAATACGGCGCCTGGTACAGCGAATAAAAAATGA
- a CDS encoding VacJ family lipoprotein: MKNIAQYARWTGAAAAFALVAGCATGPNANPADPFEPLNRGVSSFNETVDDAVLVPVATAYQRVLPSMVRSGVNNFFNNIGDVWSLANNVAQLKLQGSAETFMRLNVNTFFGLGGLLDVASEAGIQRHEEDFGQTLGYWGVGSGPYVVLPLLGPSTLRDTVAKPLDYYGDPLAHMDDVRWRNSLVALRVVDTRAQYLRAGRLIGDAALDKYSFTRDAFLQRRRSQVYDGNPPDDGAGK, from the coding sequence ATGAAAAATATAGCTCAATACGCCCGTTGGACGGGCGCTGCAGCCGCTTTTGCACTCGTGGCCGGATGCGCCACCGGCCCCAATGCCAATCCGGCCGACCCGTTCGAGCCATTGAACCGTGGTGTTTCGAGTTTCAATGAAACTGTCGACGATGCGGTGCTGGTCCCCGTGGCCACCGCTTACCAGCGAGTCCTGCCCTCGATGGTGCGCTCGGGCGTGAACAACTTCTTCAACAACATCGGCGACGTCTGGAGCCTGGCCAACAATGTGGCCCAGCTCAAGCTGCAGGGCAGTGCAGAGACCTTCATGCGGCTCAACGTGAACACGTTCTTCGGGCTCGGCGGGCTGTTGGATGTCGCGAGCGAAGCCGGCATCCAGCGCCATGAGGAAGATTTCGGGCAGACGCTCGGCTATTGGGGCGTAGGTTCCGGTCCTTATGTGGTGCTGCCATTGCTGGGGCCGTCGACTCTGCGTGACACCGTGGCAAAACCGTTGGACTACTACGGCGACCCGCTGGCGCACATGGACGACGTCCGCTGGCGCAATTCGCTGGTCGCCCTGCGCGTGGTGGACACGCGCGCGCAATACCTGCGTGCGGGCCGTCTGATCGGCGACGCGGCGCTCGACAAGTACTCGTTCACGCGCGATGCGTTCCTGCAGCGCCGCCGCAGCCAGGTCTACGACGGCAACCCACCGGACGATGGCGCCGGAAAGTAA